Proteins encoded together in one Psychrobacter sanguinis window:
- a CDS encoding ABC transporter ATP-binding protein, which translates to MLNSHNKSNSVGHRLSDSAVQKLKQQEIMEPVLTVSNLNIANKQQTLVHNLSYQLYQGETLAIVGESGSGKSISSLALLGLLPDSLSVQGKVELRGVGVLPIGQDFDSRNNTAKFDKQLKQIRGAKIAIVFQEPMTALNPLHTVGKQIAESLRLAGTPKSQIKQKIIQLLNDVNIKAPDTKLNRYPHELSGGQRQRVMIAMALAQNPDVLIADEPTTALDVSLQHEILELLNRLKQQHGMAMLLISHDLNLVRRYSNNIIVMQQGQVVEAGASNAIFTNPKSTYTQSLISQDFGDPLKVNNDISTSPVITVNQLNIAFPQKKSLLGGVSEWMTAVKALSFSLQKGTSLGIVGESGSGKTTIALALSRLLSNQAEIKGEIIVDGVDINSLSNKNLRQFRSNIQMVFQDPFASINPRFSIMQIIEEGLLIRGESKPKRQKAVLEALKTVHLPESFAYRYPHELSGGQRQRVALARALIMRPKVIILDEPTSALDSSNQVAVVQLLRDIQQQYGISYIFISHDLNVVQALCQNIMVIKAGECVEYAATEDLFRAPQHPYSKLLIETSVRSKDFAQFI; encoded by the coding sequence ATGCTGAACAGTCATAATAAAAGCAATTCAGTGGGACACCGTTTATCAGACTCTGCCGTCCAAAAATTGAAGCAGCAGGAAATTATGGAACCTGTATTGACTGTCTCTAATCTTAACATTGCCAACAAACAGCAGACTTTGGTGCATAACCTTTCGTATCAACTGTATCAAGGTGAAACGCTGGCCATAGTGGGTGAGTCCGGATCTGGCAAATCTATTTCCAGTCTAGCATTGTTAGGATTGTTGCCTGATAGTCTAAGCGTTCAAGGTAAAGTCGAATTGCGAGGGGTAGGCGTACTGCCTATCGGTCAAGATTTTGACAGTCGCAATAACACCGCCAAATTTGACAAGCAGCTAAAACAGATAAGAGGGGCTAAAATAGCCATCGTGTTTCAAGAGCCGATGACTGCTTTGAATCCGCTACATACAGTGGGGAAGCAGATAGCCGAGAGTTTGCGTCTGGCAGGCACCCCAAAATCACAAATTAAACAAAAAATCATTCAACTGTTAAATGACGTTAATATCAAAGCGCCTGATACCAAGCTAAATCGATATCCTCACGAGCTATCAGGGGGACAGCGGCAGCGGGTCATGATTGCCATGGCATTGGCTCAAAATCCAGATGTACTAATTGCTGATGAGCCTACCACTGCTTTAGATGTTAGCTTGCAACATGAGATATTAGAGCTGCTGAATAGGCTAAAACAGCAGCATGGTATGGCAATGCTGCTGATTAGCCATGACTTAAACTTGGTTCGCCGTTATAGCAATAATATTATCGTGATGCAGCAAGGACAGGTTGTCGAAGCTGGGGCAAGTAACGCTATATTTACCAACCCTAAAAGCACTTATACTCAATCATTAATAAGCCAAGATTTTGGCGATCCTCTAAAAGTTAATAACGATATCAGTACCTCACCTGTCATTACAGTCAATCAGCTAAATATTGCTTTTCCTCAAAAGAAATCTCTCTTAGGCGGGGTAAGCGAATGGATGACAGCCGTAAAGGCCTTAAGTTTCAGCTTACAAAAAGGCACTTCATTGGGCATTGTGGGCGAATCGGGATCTGGAAAAACCACCATTGCCTTAGCTTTGAGCCGCTTGTTGAGTAATCAAGCTGAAATAAAAGGGGAGATTATTGTTGATGGTGTTGATATAAATAGCCTAAGCAATAAAAATCTTCGCCAATTTCGATCAAACATCCAAATGGTATTTCAAGATCCATTCGCTAGCATTAACCCTCGATTTAGCATCATGCAGATTATCGAAGAGGGGTTGTTGATTAGAGGGGAGTCAAAGCCTAAACGACAAAAGGCGGTTTTGGAGGCTCTAAAGACAGTTCATTTGCCAGAGAGTTTTGCCTACCGCTATCCGCATGAATTGTCTGGAGGTCAGCGCCAAAGAGTGGCACTGGCAAGAGCTTTAATTATGCGCCCTAAAGTCATTATCCTGGATGAGCCGACCTCAGCATTAGACAGCAGTAATCAAGTGGCCGTAGTGCAATTACTGCGCGATATTCAGCAGCAGTATGGCATAAGTTATATTTTTATTAGTCATGATTTAAACGTGGTGCAGGCACTATGCCAGAACATTATGGTCATTAAGGCGGGCGAGTGTGTGGAATATGCGGCGACTGAGGATTTATTTAGAGCGCCGCAGCACCCGTATTCAAAATTGTTAATTGAAACGAGTGTGCGGAGTAAGGATTTTGCTCAGTTTATCTAG
- the dusB gene encoding tRNA dihydrouridine synthase DusB produces the protein MASKMTLNTETNTHPLLQPLYIGGLEIKNRLMVAPMAGVTDNPFRRLCKSFGAGHAVSEMMTADATLYAHKKSLFRANFDGEIAPISAQIAGADVDKLAEAAQYQVNNGAQIIDINMGCPAKKVCRKLAGSALLKDEDLVARLLDATVAAVDAPVTLKTRLGYENGQENILRVAKRAEEAGIAAIAIHGRTREDKYGGNARYDLIREVKQLVNIPVIANGDIDSPQKSIEVYNQTGCDAIMIGRAAQGQPWLFRDIAHYLQTGEVLPSPNIEQLKEIVLTHLEELYDFYGEYSGCRIARKHIAWYTSGIEDSNAFRQAMYGEETTSGQYKVVDTFLSSQRIMETQS, from the coding sequence ATGGCCTCTAAAATGACTTTGAATACCGAAACTAATACCCATCCTTTATTACAGCCGCTCTATATCGGTGGATTAGAGATTAAAAACCGCTTGATGGTTGCTCCCATGGCGGGCGTGACCGACAATCCGTTTCGACGCCTATGCAAGTCATTTGGGGCAGGGCATGCTGTGAGTGAAATGATGACCGCAGATGCCACTTTGTATGCGCATAAAAAGTCATTGTTTAGAGCCAACTTTGATGGGGAGATTGCCCCTATATCCGCTCAAATTGCTGGGGCTGATGTGGATAAACTGGCAGAAGCAGCTCAGTATCAAGTCAACAACGGCGCACAGATTATTGATATTAATATGGGTTGTCCGGCCAAAAAAGTATGTCGTAAGCTGGCAGGCTCTGCTTTACTAAAAGACGAAGACTTAGTGGCTAGGCTTTTGGATGCGACGGTTGCTGCCGTCGATGCCCCAGTGACTTTAAAAACACGTCTGGGTTATGAGAATGGACAAGAGAATATTTTACGTGTGGCTAAACGTGCCGAAGAAGCAGGTATTGCAGCCATTGCCATTCATGGTCGTACCCGTGAAGATAAGTATGGCGGTAACGCCCGATATGATTTGATACGAGAGGTAAAACAGCTGGTTAATATTCCAGTGATAGCCAATGGTGATATCGACAGTCCACAAAAATCGATCGAAGTGTATAACCAAACGGGCTGCGATGCCATCATGATAGGACGAGCAGCGCAAGGTCAGCCTTGGTTATTTCGTGATATTGCTCATTATTTGCAAACGGGTGAGGTGCTACCAAGCCCAAATATAGAGCAGCTTAAAGAAATTGTATTGACTCATTTAGAAGAGTTGTATGACTTTTATGGTGAATATTCAGGGTGTCGTATTGCACGCAAACACATTGCTTGGTATACCTCAGGAATTGAAGACTCAAATGCCTTTAGGCAAGCGATGTATGGAGAGGAAACCACGTCAGGCCAATATAAAGTGGTAGACACCTTTCTATCTTCACAGCGTATTATGGAAACTCAGTCTTAG